Below is a genomic region from Aurantimonas sp. HBX-1.
GCGGGATCCATGGTGAAGGTGAAGGGTACGAGAACCGCGACGGCCATGGTCGCGGAAAGGCCGGGCAGGGCGCCGATGACGATGCCCGCGACCACGCCGACGAAGGCGAGGACGAGGTTCATCGGCGTCAACGCCTCGGCGAGGTAGACGAGCTTGTCCATGGCGTCCGCTTCAGAGGGGGCGAGGAAAGAAGGGCGGAAGCGTCAGTTGCGCTTCCGCCCCGATCGGCTGCCGGATCAGTTCTTGGCGATGCCCATCTGCTTGGCGGTTTCCTCGTACTCCGCCTTGCGCTCCGCCATGAAGGCTTCCATCTCGCCGTACGGCACGTCGATCACGACGAAGCCGCCATCCTTCATCTTCTGGATGAATTCGGGGTCGGCGTTGATCTTGCCGATCAGGTCGGAAACCTGCTGGCGCACATCTTCGGGGGTCGAGTTCGGAACCGCCACGCCGCGATAGGCGCCGCCGGACATGTCGTAGCCGAGCTCCTTGAAGGTCGGCACGTCCGGGAAGCTCGGCACGCGTTCGTCGGCCGCGACCGCGAGAACGCGGACCGCGTCACCCTGGTTGAGGGCGGCGGTGGTGTAGCTGAAGCCCGCCTGCACCTGGTTGCCGAGCACGGCGGTGGTCGCCGGGCTGGTGCCGGAGAACGGGATGTAGGTCGTGGCGACGCCCGCAAGGCGGTCGAAGGTTTCCTTGGCGACATGGTTCGCCGAGTTCGTGCCGGAACCGGAGAACGTCACGAGGCCCGGATTTTCCTTGGCGTAGGTGACGAGGTCCTCGAGCGTCTTGAACTGGCTGTCGGCCGGCACGATGATCGCGTCGGGCGTATAGTGGAAGAAGTAGACGTTGGTCAGATCTTCGGTGGCGTAGCCGACGTCCTGGGCCATCGGCTGCATGATGATGTGGGGCAGGTTCGTGCCCATGATCGTGTAGCCGTCGCCTTCCATGCCGTTCAGCTGCGACCAGGCCTGGGCACCGCCGGCACCTTC
It encodes:
- a CDS encoding tripartite tricarboxylate transporter substrate binding protein, which codes for MKLTTILAGAAMALGLSAMSAGAQDYPNKPVNYIIPFNAGGESDIAARLQQPVFEKLTGQSMVVQYLEGAGGAQAWSQLNGMEGDGYTIMGTNLPHIIMQPMAQDVGYATEDLTNVYFFHYTPDAIIVPADSQFKTLEDLVTYAKENPGLVTFSGSGTNSANHVAKETFDRLAGVATTYIPFSGTSPATTAVLGNQVQAGFSYTTAALNQGDAVRVLAVAADERVPSFPDVPTFKELGYDMSGGAYRGVAVPNSTPEDVRQQVSDLIGKINADPEFIQKMKDGGFVVIDVPYGEMEAFMAERKAEYEETAKQMGIAKN